The Terriglobales bacterium DNA segment CCCCTTTAGGGGCGGCCGCCGGCTTCCTTGCCCGCTTCCTTGCCGCTGCGTGGTAACTGCTCGCCGCGTGGATGTACGCGATCAGCAGCGGATGCGGCCGGCCCGTCGCCTTTGACGTCAACTGCGGCTGGAACAGCGTCGCGACGAAGAACGGGTGCTCCGCGATCTCCACCCCGCGCAGCTCGCCCTGCGGCCCCTGCGCGTTCGGCTTCAGCCCCGCCTCGGCGAAGCGCGGCAGGAACTCCGCATTGGGTTCGAAGTTGCAGAAGTAGGCTTCCTGGTGCTCGCCCGGCTTCATGAAGCCGGCCAGCTTGGTCTCCGGCAGTACGGTCACCACGGTGCGCCCGCCGAGCTTCGGCTTGTCGGGCGCCGGCGCCTCGCACGCGATGGGCGTGATCACGTTGGTCGCCCCCGCCACGTTGTTCTCCGCCGAGTCCGCGTTCGCCACGCCCAGCACGTTGCGCGCGAACTCGATCAGCGTGTACTGGAACCCGCCGCACGTCCCCAGGAACGGCCGCTGCTGCTCGCGCGCGAACTTGACGGCCGCCAGCATCCCGTCGACCGAGCGGTACGGCGAGTTCGGCGCCGCCCAGATGGCGTCGCACTTCGCGAGCGTCTCGTCGTCCACTTTCGCCGTCGAGATCCACACCACGTCCGCCTGCAGCCCGATGCAGCGCGCCGCCAGGAACACCGCCTGCGTGGTCGCCGGATGCGACTCCACCGCCGGGTTGTAGTCGCCCACTATGCCGATGCGCATGAAAAAGATTTAACCACGAAGGACACTAAGGAACACGAAGTAAAAACCAAAACCTTCGTGCTCCTTCGTGACCTTCGTGGTTAAAGGTCTTTCTACTTCCGCCAATCCCTCGGCCGGCGCCGCCGTTCCGCGGGCGCGGCGGCGAGTTCCACCTCGCGCGTCTCGGCTTCCGACGCCGCGTGCTTCTTCCGCAGCTTCTGCACCTGCTCCCACATCGCGTACTTCAGCTCGTCCATGCCCTGGCCCGTGACCGCCGAGATGGCGTAGAACGGCAGCCGCTTCTTCTTCGCGAACGCCCGCAGCTTCGCCAGCTTCGCCGGCTCGCCCGGCTTCTTCTTCGCCACCTTTGGCTTTGACCTTTTCGGCGCCGCCTCCTCGAAATCCTGCGCCGCGTCGATCTTGTTGGCCACCACCAGCATCGGCTTCTTCTCCAAGCCCGCCCCGAAGCTCGCCAGCTCCGCCATGATGACCCCAAAATCCTCCACCGGGTCCGGGCGCCCGCTCGCCCCCGACACGTCGACCACGTGCGCCAGCAGCCGCGTCCGCTCGATGTGCTTCAGGAACTGGATGCCCAGCCCCGCGCCCTCGTGCGCCCCCTCGATCAGCCCGGGGATGTCGGCCACCACGAAGCTCTGCGCTTCGTCCTTCGCCCCGATCTGCACCACGCCCAGGTTCGGCTCCAGCGTCGTGAACGGGTAGTCCGCGATCTTCGGCTTCGCCGCCGACACGCGCGAGATGATCGTGCTCTTGCCCACGTTCGGATATCCCACCAGTCCGACGTCGGCCAGCAGCTTCAGCTCCAGCCGGTACTGGCGCTCCTCGCCCGGCCGCCCGGCCTCGTGCTCCTGCGGCGCCTGGTGCGTCGACGTCGCGAAGTGCTGGTTGCCGCGCCCGCCGCGCCCGCCGCGCGCCACGATCACGCGCTCGTTCGGCCGCGAGAAATCGTGGATGCGCTCGCCCGTCTCGTCGTCCCACAGCACGGTCCCGACCGGCACCTTCAACACCACGTCGTGGCCGTCCTTGCCGGTGCGGTTCGAGCCCTCGCCGTGCCGCCCGCGCTCCGCCTTGTGCTCCGGATTGAAGCGGAAGTGGATGAGCGTGTTGTGCGCCTGGCTGGCCTCCATCACCACGTCGCCGCCCTTGCCGCCGTCGCCCCCCGACGGCCCGCCCCGCGGCACGAACTTCTCCCGCCGGAACGCCATGCACCCGTTCCCGCCGTCCCCGGCCTTCACCTTGATGTGTGCTTCGTCAATGAACATTTACTTCAACGCAGAGGCGCGAAGTGCGCCGAGTAGCCTTTTGATTTTAGACGTAGAAAAGCCTCGCCGTAGCGAGGCTCCTGCTTCGAACCTTCTCTTCAAAACCTCGGCGCTCTCTGCGCCTCGGCGTTGAACTAGTTCTCTTCCACCGGCTCGATCGAGACAAACTTCCCCATCCCGCCGCGGTCGCTGAACTTGATCACGCCCGTCACCTTGGCGAACAGCGTGTCGTCTTTGCCGCGGCCCACGTTCGGCCCCGGCTTGATGCGCGTGCCGCGCTGCCGCACGATGATCGACCCGCCGGGGACGAGCTGCCCGCCGAACGCCTTCACTCCCAGCCGCTGCGCATTCGAATCGCGGCCGTTCCGGGAACTGCCTAGACCTTTCTTGTGTGCCATGACCTGTCCTACTTCTTCTTTTTGTGGTCAGCCTTCTTGGCTGCCGGTTTCTTGTGCTTCGCCTCGGCGTGCTTCTTCTCCGCCTTGTGGGGTGCGTGAGATGCCGCGTGCGGCCCCGCGTGCTTCTTCTCGTGATGCTCTTCGGCGTGCGCCTCGGCCTTGGCCGCCGGCTTCGCCTTCTTCTCCGGCTTCGCCTCGTCCGGCGCCGTGAACTTGTGCCCGTCGAACGCGATCTCGGTGATGCGCACCGCGGTGAACGGCTGCCGATGTCCCGCCAGCTTCTTGTACTGCTTCTTGCGTTTGAAATGGAAGACCAGGATCTTGTCCGCGCGGCCTTCCTCCACCACGCTGCCGGTCACCTTCGCCGCGCCCTGCGGACGCCCCACTTGGCCTTCCTGGCCGCTGACGGCCAGCACGTCCGTGAACTCGACCTTGCCGTTCGAGGCGGCCGTCTTCTCGACCCGGATCACGTCCCCGGGCGCGACGCGATACTGCTTTCCCCCGGCGCGGATGACCGCGTACATACCATTGCCTCCCAAAAAGATGGTGCCCTATTGACTGTAGAGGATTGGAACTACAGGCAAACTCAACGATTTTACCAGACCAGGCCGCCTGCTGGCTACGCCCTCCGAGCGCCGGCCTCAGCCGGCCGGAGCGCGAACTGTGGACTGTGGACTCGTTCAGGCGCGCCGCCGCCGCACCGGCGCCGGCTGCGGCTTCCGCTCCGCCGGATTCTCCAGGTCCTGGTTTTCCAGCGCCCGGTCGGCCAGTCCGAGGAAGTGGCCCACCCACGCAGCCTCCTCCGGCTCCGGAGGATCCAGCGTCAAATAGGGGACGATCCGCCGCCCCTCCTCGGTCCGGGCGAACTCCAGCACCCGGGCCGCGCGGCGCGCCTGACGGGCTTGTCGGGATGTGGCCGGGCCTACGTACACTAAGACCTGTCAGCGATGGGCGCACTGGTGGGATTACGAGAGTGTTAAGGGGGTTGCGTCAAACCGCGACATAGGGCAAGAATCCAGCTCTGGCCGGAGTAGCTACTGCTCGCATGAGGGCACGGCTCTCGTATCAGGGCACGGCTTTAGCCGCCGTCTCGACCACGTGACAGAAAGGGCACGGCTTTCGCCGTGCCGTCTCGACGCACCTTATTACTGAGTCGGCTTCAGCCGACGGCACAGGTTTCGCGCAGGGGGTTCCATGAAGAAGATTCTGTTCCTCGTCACGCTGATCGCGCTGCTCTCCGGCCCGCTCTTTTCGCAGACCCGGCCGCGCAAGGCTCCGCGCCCCGCCGCTCCTGCGCCCGCCGCCGACGCCGATTCCGCCGACCAGCTCCGCAAGCGCCTGCAGCAGGTCATGAACGCCTGGTCCGCCATGGATCCCGACGCCGCCGCCCGCTTCTACGCCAAGGACGCCGACCTCGTCTTCTTCGACCTCACACCGCTGCAATACAAGGGCTGGGACGAGTACTACCTCGGCACCAAGAAGCTGTTCGCCAACTACACCGAGCTGAACATCCGCCTGCGCGACGACGCCCACGTCCACTTCCGCGGCGACATGGCCTACGCCACCGCCATCTGGGACGTCTTCGCCCAGCTCGCCGACGGCTCCAAGCAGGAGCTCGCCCTGCGCTGGACCGTCATCCTCGAGCGCCGCGACGGCGAATGGCTCGTCGTTCACGAGCACGTCAGCGCCCCGCTACCGGATGCCCCGCCCAAGCCGTCTAGGCCGCAGCCCGCGGCCCCGGAAGAGAAGAAGAAAGAAGACCCGTACAAATAACAAGGAGGCCGCGTGAAACGTCCGCTGCTGCTGCTCCCGCTGTTCTGTGCGCTGCTCGCCGGCGCCCAGCAACCCGCTCCGCCGAAACCCTGCACCGCGCCCGAAGCCGCGCAGTTCGACTTCTGGGTCGGCGACTGGGAAGCCTCGTGGCCCGCGGCCCAGGGCTCGCCCGCCGGCGCCGGCGCGAACCACGTCACCAAGACGATGTCCGGCTGCGTCATCGAGGAGCACTTTGACGCCGCGGCCTCCAGCGGCCTGGTCGGCCACAGCGTCTCCGTCTACCTCCCGCGCGCCCGCCAGTGGAAGCAGACTTGGGTCGACAACCAGGGCGCCTACCTCGATTTCACCGGCGAGTTCACGGACGGCCAGATGGTTCTCGCCCGCGAAGCCGTCACCCCCAAGGGCGTCAAGGTCCGCCAGCGCATGGTGTGGAAGAACATCAAGCCGGAAAGCTTCGACTGGAGTTGGGAGCAATCCACCGACGACGGCAAGACCTGGCAGGTGCTCTGGCCCATCCGCTACACGCGCAAGAAGTGAGCGGATCAGCGGCGGGTCCGGCTTGCGCGCGAGCAGCGCGCATGAAGGCGTGCAAGGCTGTCGCTGAGCCGTGCCCTTGCGCGGTGTGCGAGCGCAGCTCGCCGGAAGCTAAAGCCCGAGGTACTCTTCCACCCACTCTTTCGCGCGGATGCGGTGGCCGTCGGTGGGGTCGAAGCGCACTCCGATGCGCTGCTCCTGCGCGTTGACCCACGCCACCGAGCCGCGCACCTTGACCTCGGTCGCCGGCGGCAGCGTGAAGTGCAGCACCACCGCCGAGTTCATCAGCAGCGAGCGGTCGGTCTTGAGCGACATCCCGCCCGCGGAGATCTCCACCGTCATGGCGTCGAAGTTGCGCTGCTCGGTCTGCACGCTGGCGTTCACCACGATGGGCACGCGCGCGTACCGCCGCAGCTCGTTCAGCACCAGCAGGTGGCTGGACCGCACCACCTTCAGCGCCGCCGTGCGGTTGACGGGCACGTCGATGATGGCGTTCACGCCGTACTTGGCGAAGCTCAGCGCCTGCTTCGCGCCCGACGCCAGGCCATAGATGAGGATGCGGTGGTTCGACTTCGATCTCCGCGCAGCCTCGATCAGCCGCGGCGCTTCCGGGTCGTCGAGCGACACCACGCAGGCCTCGAACTTCTCGCGCTGCAGCCGCTGCCCGGTCGGGTCGTCGTCCAGCACGGCGTCCACCCCGAACTGCCGGAAGCATTCCCGCACCACGTCGCTGGTGGGCGAGCTGATGGCGAACAGGATGACGCGCGCGGCAGGTTTCTGCATCCCGGCCGGCAAGCCGGCGGACGAAGCGGCACTCATGTACAAACCTCGGAGACCAGGTTGCCGGAGGGCACTTTCCGGCCGGGGGAGAGCAAGCCTACACCGAGGCGTCACCGAATGGAAGTGGAGCCGCTTTGCGGGCGTGAGCGGAAGCGCGAGCCCGCAGGCGACATCCTGAGCGAGCGCTTCCGCGCGAGTCGAAGGATCTCAGTGTCCCGCTGCGCTCAGCGCCTTGTGCAGCGTGCCGCAAACGCTCTCCGGCGCCCCATCCGCCCAGAAGTGCATGAAGAACAGGCGCGGCGACTCATGCAGCATGTGACTGTGCAGCGCGGTCACCTGGATCCCACCGGAGAGCAGCGCGGCCGCGACCGGTTGCACCTGCTCGCCGCGGAGCACGAAGTCGCCCGTGGCCAGCGCGCGGCCCGCCGCCGGGAACTGCATGTTGATCGCGGTGCTCACGCCGGCCGAGTTCGGGATCGCGGCGCCGTCTTCGGTCACCGGCGCCGGCGGCGGCGCGGAGAAGCTCAGCACCGCTCCCTTCACCTTGCCCGCTCGTCCCATGCAGCTTTCAATCGCTTTCTGCTCCACCGCGAGCGTCGCCGTGCTCGCGGCGCCGGGTGCCGGGATGGCCGTTTCGTGCAGGGCGGCCGCGAACGCCCGCGCCAGCGCGCCCGCCTCTCCCTTGCCCGCGACGTGCGCGTACATCACGCGCGGCGATTCCCCGACCAGGTGGTTGTGCACCGCGGTCACTTCCACCGGCGACCCGGAAAGCTTCGCCAGGA contains these protein-coding regions:
- the obgE gene encoding GTPase ObgE; this encodes MFIDEAHIKVKAGDGGNGCMAFRREKFVPRGGPSGGDGGKGGDVVMEASQAHNTLIHFRFNPEHKAERGRHGEGSNRTGKDGHDVVLKVPVGTVLWDDETGERIHDFSRPNERVIVARGGRGGRGNQHFATSTHQAPQEHEAGRPGEERQYRLELKLLADVGLVGYPNVGKSTIISRVSAAKPKIADYPFTTLEPNLGVVQIGAKDEAQSFVVADIPGLIEGAHEGAGLGIQFLKHIERTRLLAHVVDVSGASGRPDPVEDFGVIMAELASFGAGLEKKPMLVVANKIDAAQDFEEAAPKRSKPKVAKKKPGEPAKLAKLRAFAKKKRLPFYAISAVTGQGMDELKYAMWEQVQKLRKKHAASEAETREVELAAAPAERRRRPRDWRK
- the rpmA gene encoding 50S ribosomal protein L27; translated protein: MAHKKGLGSSRNGRDSNAQRLGVKAFGGQLVPGGSIIVRQRGTRIKPGPNVGRGKDDTLFAKVTGVIKFSDRGGMGKFVSIEPVEEN
- the rplU gene encoding 50S ribosomal protein L21 — translated: MYAVIRAGGKQYRVAPGDVIRVEKTAASNGKVEFTDVLAVSGQEGQVGRPQGAAKVTGSVVEEGRADKILVFHFKRKKQYKKLAGHRQPFTAVRITEIAFDGHKFTAPDEAKPEKKAKPAAKAEAHAEEHHEKKHAGPHAASHAPHKAEKKHAEAKHKKPAAKKADHKKKK
- a CDS encoding SgcJ/EcaC family oxidoreductase, coding for MKKILFLVTLIALLSGPLFSQTRPRKAPRPAAPAPAADADSADQLRKRLQQVMNAWSAMDPDAAARFYAKDADLVFFDLTPLQYKGWDEYYLGTKKLFANYTELNIRLRDDAHVHFRGDMAYATAIWDVFAQLADGSKQELALRWTVILERRDGEWLVVHEHVSAPLPDAPPKPSRPQPAAPEEKKKEDPYK
- a CDS encoding PilZ domain-containing protein, which encodes MSAASSAGLPAGMQKPAARVILFAISSPTSDVVRECFRQFGVDAVLDDDPTGQRLQREKFEACVVSLDDPEAPRLIEAARRSKSNHRILIYGLASGAKQALSFAKYGVNAIIDVPVNRTAALKVVRSSHLLVLNELRRYARVPIVVNASVQTEQRNFDAMTVEISAGGMSLKTDRSLLMNSAVVLHFTLPPATEVKVRGSVAWVNAQEQRIGVRFDPTDGHRIRAKEWVEEYLGL
- a CDS encoding DUF1259 domain-containing protein, which gives rise to MKALSVVLALTLFSATLCSAAAATQEITPQEQKSLEQILGRAGERQPDGAVKFGFPRSDLHVTVRGTPIAAGLALGGWIAFFPAQGNTMAMGDLVLTEEELPKVLAKLSGSPVEVTAVHNHLVGESPRVMYAHVAGKGEAGALARAFAAALHETAIPAPGAASTATLAVEQKAIESCMGRAGKVKGAVLSFSAPPPAPVTEDGAAIPNSAGVSTAINMQFPAAGRALATGDFVLRGEQVQPVAAALLSGGIQVTALHSHMLHESPRLFFMHFWADGAPESVCGTLHKALSAAGH